In Streptomyces liangshanensis, the DNA window TGGACGACATCACGGCCGAGGACACGGACGTCACGCTGGAGGAGGCGTACCGCAGGCTGGCGGTGATACGGCGCAACCGCCACCCGTACCCGGGGTGGGCGCTGACGCTGGCGAGCGGACTGCTGGCGGGGGCCGCGTCGGTGCTGGTGGGCGGTGGTCCCGTGGTGTTCGTGGCGGCGGCCGTCGGCGCGATGCTCGGGGACCGGCTGGCGTGGCTGGCGGCGGGGCGCGGGCTGCCGGAGTTCTACCAGTTCGTGGCGGCGGCGATGCCGCCGGCCGCGGTGGGGGTGGCGCTGACGCTGCTGGGGTCCGCCGTCCACTGGGACGGCCGGCCGTCGGCCGTGATCACCGGTGGGCTGTTCGCGCTGCTGCCGGGGCGGGCGCTGGTGGCCGGGGTGCAGGACGGGCTGACGGGCTATTACATCACCGCCGCGGCGCGGCTCCTGGAAGTCATGTACTTCTTCGTCGCGATCATCATCGGTGTGCTGCTCGTGCTCTACCTGGGGGTGCAGCTCGACGCGCAGCTGAACCCGGACGCGGCGCTGAGCACCCCCGAGCGGCCCGTGGTGCAGATCGTCTCGGCCGTCGTGCTGAGCTTCGCCTTCGCGATCCTGCTCCAGCAGGAACGTTCCACCGTGCTGATGGTGTCCCTCAACGGCGGGGTGGCGTGGACGGTGTACGCGGCGCTGCACCACACCGGGGGCATCTCGCCGGTGGCGGCGACGGCCGTGGCGGCGGGGCTGGTGGGGCTGTTCGGGCAGCTCTTCTCGCGCTACCGCTTCGCGTCGGCGCTGCCGTACGTGACGGCGGCGATCGGTCCGCTGCTGCCCGGCTCCGCCACGTACTTCGGGCTGCTGGGCCTCGCCCAGAACGACCTGGACCACGGGCTGGCGTCCCTGTCGAAGGCGGCCGCGCTGGCCCTGGCGATCGCGATCGGGGTGAACCTCGGCGGCGAGATCTCCCGGCTGTTCCTCAAGGTGCCGGGCGCCGGGCGGGCGTCCGTCCGCCGCGCGGCCAAGCGGACGCGCGGCTTCTGATCCGGCTCGTACGACGCGCGGTCAGCGCTTCGCGTGGCGGCCCCGGCCGCCCGTCTCCGGGGCGGTGTCCGTGGCGGGCCGGGAGGCCGGGGAGCCGCCCTCCTTCTTGGACTTGGAGCGGGCCCGCAGGAACTCGATCGCGATCGGCAGCACCGAGATGAGGACGATCAGGATCAGGATCAGCTCGATGTGCTGGTGCACGAAGTCGATCTTGCCGAGCGCGGCGCCGAGCAGCGTGACGCCCGCGCCCCAGAGTGTGCCGCCGATGATGTTGAACGTGATGAACGAGCGGTAGTTCATGCGGCTCACACCGGCGATGATCGGCGTGAACGTCCTGACGACCGGTACGAAACGGGCCAGGACCAGCGACTTGGGGCCGTACTTCTCGAAGAAGTCGTGCGCCTTCTCCACGTTCTCCTGCTTGAAGAGCTTGGAGTCCGGGCGCTTGAACAGCGAGGGCCCGACCTTGCGGCCGAAGAGATAGCCGACCTGGTCCCCGACGATCGCCGCCAGCACCACCAGCGCGCAGACGAGCCACAGCGGGTGGTCGAGCGTGCCCGCCGTGACCAGCAGGCCCGTGGTGAAGAGGAGCGAGTCCCCCGGCAGGAAGAAGCCGATGAGGAGGCCGGACTCGGCGAACACGATGACGAGGACACCGATCAGTCCGAACGTCCCGATCAGATAGTCGGGGTCCAGCCAGCTGGGTCCGAGCGCAAGGGTGGTCACGGGTTCCGGACTCCTGTGTCGTTGGTCGGTCGATCGTCGAATCGGCGTGGTCGGCCGCGCACAAGCTATCAACGCGTACCCCCGCTCCCTGGTTCCACCCGCCCCCATGAGATCCGCCCCGGCCACGGCCCGGACAGAGAGGGACAAAAGAACCCCGGGAACGGCGCGCGGACCCCTGGGTCGCGCCGGCCGGTTGTTTCCGCCCGCCATGCCACTCTTTGCGACGGTACGGGGCGTTCGCCCCCGTACGGTGGGCGCGTGGCCTCCGACGCTCCGCCGACCGGCACCGCGCCGGCGCCCGCGCCCTCCGCGCGCACGCTGCTGCCCCTGGTCGTCCCCTCGCTGGTGACCGGCGTCCTCGCCAGCCTCGTGCTGCTGGGCGTGAGCGAGCTGGCGGGACAGCTCCAGGACGTCCTGTGGAAGTACCTCCCGGACGCGCTCGGGGTCGGCCGGTACTCGACGCTCTGGATGATCGTGGTCCTCACGGCGACCGGTCTCGCGGTGGGCATCGTCGTACGACGGGTGTACGGGCACGCGGGACCCGACCCGGCGACCACGGCCCTGGTCGACAGTCCCCTGCCGGCGGGCGTGGTGCCGGGGCTGCTGGTCGTGACCGTGCTGGCGCTGGCGGGCGGGGTGAGCCTCGGCCCGGAGAACCCCGTCACGGCGGTGAACATCGCGCTGACGTACTGGCTCGGGCGCAGGGTCGCGCCGAAGGCGCCCGCCGTGCTGTGGGTCTCGCTGGGCGCGGCCGGGACGATCGGGGCGCTGTTCGGTACGCCGGTGGCCGCCGCGCTCGTCCTGTCCGAGACGCTCGCGTCGCGTCCCGGGCCCGGCTCGCTGTGGGACAAGCTGTTCGGTCCGCTGATCGCGGCGGGGGCCGGCGGGCTGATGACCGTCCTGGTCGACCGTCCGACGTTCGACCTGGACCTGCCCGACCACTCGGGCACCCACTGGAGCGACGCGCTGGCGGCGCTGGTGATCGCGCCGGTCGCCGCGGCGCTGGGCATGGTGATGGTCTACGCGTTCCCGTACGCCCACACGGCCTTCCGGCGCCTGGGGCGCCCCGTCCTGGCGCTGACCCTCGGCGGGCTGCTGCTGGGCCTTCTGGGGGCCCTGGGCGGCCCTCTGACGCTCTTCAAGGGGCTGGACGAGGTGAAGACCCTGGCCGCCGACCCCGACGGCTGGTCGGCCGGGCGGTTCGCGCTGATGTCGGTGGTGAAACTGGCGGCGGTACTCGTCGCGGCCACCTGCGGCTTCCGGGGCGGCCGGATCTTCCCCGCGCTCTTCGCGGGGGTGGCGCTCGGGCTCTGCGCGCACGCCCTGGTCCCGGGCGTGGACCCCACGGTCGGGGTGGTCTGCGCGGTGCTCGGGATGCTGCTCGCCGTCACCCGGCAGGGCTGGCTCAGCCTCTTCACGGCGGCGGTGCTGGCGGCCGACCCGAACCTGCTGCCGCTGCTGTGCGTGGCGCTGCTCCCGGCCTGGCTGCTCGTCACCGGCCGTCCGCAGATGCAGGTACGGGAGGACGGGACGGCGGTGCGGTGAGGCCGCCGGGCGCGCGGACGGCCCCGGTGCGCTCCCCCGGCCGCCCCGTTCGTCCGTCCCGTCGGGCGACCGGCGGCGATCCTCCGTATCCTCGCCGAGGGGGCCTTTCCCACGCCGAGGAGACCCGCAGTGTCACTCCACCGAGGAGCGCCCCCGACGCCGCACGAGTCGGACGAGCACGCCGCCGAGACGCGCAGGCTGTCGCTCAACCCCTTCTACGGGGAGGCGGATCCGATCGCCGGCATGACCTCCGCGCCGCCGCTGCACCGGCTGGCCGACGGGCCCATGCCGCCCTCCACCGCGTACCAGCTGGTCCATGACGAGCTGCTCCTCGACGGCAACTCCCGGCTGAACCTCGCCACCTTCGTCACCACCTGGATGG includes these proteins:
- a CDS encoding threonine/serine ThrE exporter family protein, producing the protein MVVEPDGPEDRKPLTDEARSAFTPPFGVARPPVPGDDHPTSEFAAPAGFTAPPAASAPPAYGLPSQAGLPSQALTPAEGIPLVTLTKEAPWQDRMRTLLRMPVGERPVPDTVQRHDGAGPAVPRVLDLTLRIGELLLAGGEGAEDVETAMFAVSRAYGLARCEPTVTFTQLSISYQPSLVEDPVTASRTVRRRGTDYTRLAAVYTLVDDITAEDTDVTLEEAYRRLAVIRRNRHPYPGWALTLASGLLAGAASVLVGGGPVVFVAAAVGAMLGDRLAWLAAGRGLPEFYQFVAAAMPPAAVGVALTLLGSAVHWDGRPSAVITGGLFALLPGRALVAGVQDGLTGYYITAAARLLEVMYFFVAIIIGVLLVLYLGVQLDAQLNPDAALSTPERPVVQIVSAVVLSFAFAILLQQERSTVLMVSLNGGVAWTVYAALHHTGGISPVAATAVAAGLVGLFGQLFSRYRFASALPYVTAAIGPLLPGSATYFGLLGLAQNDLDHGLASLSKAAALALAIAIGVNLGGEISRLFLKVPGAGRASVRRAAKRTRGF
- a CDS encoding DedA family protein, yielding MTTLALGPSWLDPDYLIGTFGLIGVLVIVFAESGLLIGFFLPGDSLLFTTGLLVTAGTLDHPLWLVCALVVLAAIVGDQVGYLFGRKVGPSLFKRPDSKLFKQENVEKAHDFFEKYGPKSLVLARFVPVVRTFTPIIAGVSRMNYRSFITFNIIGGTLWGAGVTLLGAALGKIDFVHQHIELILILIVLISVLPIAIEFLRARSKSKKEGGSPASRPATDTAPETGGRGRHAKR
- a CDS encoding ion channel protein; translation: MASDAPPTGTAPAPAPSARTLLPLVVPSLVTGVLASLVLLGVSELAGQLQDVLWKYLPDALGVGRYSTLWMIVVLTATGLAVGIVVRRVYGHAGPDPATTALVDSPLPAGVVPGLLVVTVLALAGGVSLGPENPVTAVNIALTYWLGRRVAPKAPAVLWVSLGAAGTIGALFGTPVAAALVLSETLASRPGPGSLWDKLFGPLIAAGAGGLMTVLVDRPTFDLDLPDHSGTHWSDALAALVIAPVAAALGMVMVYAFPYAHTAFRRLGRPVLALTLGGLLLGLLGALGGPLTLFKGLDEVKTLAADPDGWSAGRFALMSVVKLAAVLVAATCGFRGGRIFPALFAGVALGLCAHALVPGVDPTVGVVCAVLGMLLAVTRQGWLSLFTAAVLAADPNLLPLLCVALLPAWLLVTGRPQMQVREDGTAVR